The Gemmatimonadota bacterium region GCATCATCAGGCGGCAGCGCGGTGATGGAGAGCCCAAGCTGCGTGAGCGCGGCGCAATAGGCGGCGTGTTGCGCCTGCGCCAGCGCGAGGTCGGGCGCGCCGAGGCCGGCCGTGGTGAGGCCGGCGGCGTAAGAGGCCGAAGGGGGGCGGGTGATGGCGGCGGAGAAATGCATCGGGACCATCCACGATCATTGGGAAACCGGGGCACGCGCGCGAATCGTCATATTCGTAGGGGCGACGCATGCGTCGCCCTGCTTCGCGACGATCCGATCCCCGCCCGTGCGCGACGGGGATCGCGACGACGATCACGGCGCGACGGCGATATCGGTGGATCATTGGGAAGGGCGACGCATGCGTCGCCCCAACACAAATTAGCGTCCGCCCGCATGGGAGGATCCCACGATCACCCGATACACCGGCCAACTCACCGCCAGCAGCGCCATCGACCACAGCGAATTGGTGCGGTCGCTGAGCACCGCCCCGACGAGGAACGCGACGGAGCCGACGATCAGCAACCCCAGGCTATAGGGATAGCCGGGGAGGCGGAAGGGGCGCGGCGTGTCGGGTTCCTTGCGGCGCAGCGCGGCGACGGCGATGAAGCAGCCGAGGTAGTTCAGGACGAAGAAGAACGCGGCAAGGGCGAGCACCGAGTTGAAGGTGCCACTCAGGATGAAGAGCAGCGCGGCGCTGACCGAGAGCGCATGCGCCACCACGGGGGTACCGCCGGCGTTGACGCGGTCGATCGCGGCCGGCATCAGGCCGTCGCGGCTCATCGCCAGCGGCACGCGTGCGGCGAACAGGATGTTGGAGTTGATCCCGCCGAGCAGGGCGATCAGCACGACGATGCGGATGACCAGGTCGCCCGCGGTCCCGAAGAGAATCGTCCCAGCCGACCCCGCGACGAAGGGATCACCGGCCATCGCGTCGATGCCAACCACGCGCAGCATCGCGAGGTTGAAGCAGAGGTAGATCGCGATCACCGCCAGCACGCCGCCGATCATCGTGCGCGGCATCGTCCGCTCGACGTCGGTGGTTTCCTCGCCGAAGTAGAGCGGCCCCGTCCAGCCATCGTAGGTGAAGATCACCGCCTGCAGCGCGAGCACGACTGCCGCGATGAGCCCGGTGCCGGTGGGCATCCTGCGGGGCCGCGGTGACGACGTCGGGCACTGCCATCACGAAGCCGGCGACGATCAGTGCCGCATAGGCCAGCGCCTTGGCGCCGCTCAGCAGCTGCTGCGCGACGTCGCCGCTCTTCACGCCGCTCCATTGCAACAATCCGAAGGCAATCACCAACGTTGACGCGATCGCCTTCACCCCGCCCGGGATCGCCGGAAGCAGCGGCGTCGCGAACTCGGCGAAGGCGATCGCGCCGAGCGAGGTCGAAGCCGCCGTCGAGAACCAGTCGGTCCAGCCGACGACGAAGGCGGGGTAGGGGCCGAGCCCGCGGCGGACGATCGCGTAGGGCCCGCCCGAGCGCTTCGTGATGACGCCGCCCTCTGCCAGCGCCATCGCGCCGAAGAGCGCATAGACGCCGCCGACGACCCACACCATGATGAAGAGGGTGGGACTGGGGAGCCGGGCGGCGACTTCGCCCGGGGTCCGCAGGATGCCGGTGGCGATGGTGTTGCCGACGAGCACGGCGAGGCCGAAGGCGACGCCAAGGACCTGATGGAGCGAGCCGCGGCGCGCTTCAGCGATCGGGGATGTCCTGTAGGGGAAGGCGGAGAATACGTCCCGATCGGGAACGGCGGTAGGGGTATCGATGATCGATCATCGATCATCGATGATCGATTACGCCTCCCGCCAGTATCGCACCGTCTCCTCACCGATGGTCCCATCGTGTTGCGCGGCGATCTGCTCGAGCGCCGTGCGCAGCGCGTCGGCGAGTTCGGCCTCGCCGAGGAGCCGCAGCGACTTCATGATGCGGGTGAGGCGAAGGTGATTGTGGTTGTTGGGCGTGATCCACAGCGCCTGGCGCGCGGAGGCGTTCGAGCTCGCAATGATGCGCGCGTGGTTGCTGGTGTTGACGATGGTGAAGCCGTAGAAGTCGAGCAGCTTCTCGAACGAACGCCGCAGATACATTCGCAGCATCGGATCGTGATGCCAGTGGGCGATGTCCTCCTCGGTGAGGAGTGGCGCCTGTGCGTTCGCGCCGCTCGGTTCGTCGAGCGGGAAGAGCCACTGGATGAAGTCGTGTTGCGCCTCGAGTTGCGCATGCGGCCAGTGCCAGATCTCCGCGAGCATCCTGCCGGCGTGATCGGGACCCTGGTGGCGGTAGAATCGGAGGATGGGTGAGGGCATGGGAGCTCCGGATTGGGGTGCTGGCGCGTTCGGAGACTTCTCGGGCGCGGCAGGCCCCGCCCGTACACACGGAGCCTCGCTCGCTTTGCCGGCCTCTCGCCGGCGGAAGGAAGGGCGCAGCATGCTGCGCCCGTACCCACGGAGCCTCGCTCGCTTTGCCGGCCTCTCGCCGGCGGAAGGAAGGGCGCAGCATGCTGCGCCCGTACCCACGGAGCCTCGCTCGCTTTGCCGGCAACACGGGATGCCGGCGCCGTGCTCCGTCGCCTTGTATGTATGGGCGCAGCATGCTGCGCCCTTCTTTCCGTAGGCGCAGGCGCCCGCTCGCGCCGCCCGCGCCGGCGAATGCACAGATGACGTCCTGCCCCGCACCGGCATGCACGCTACCCCCCCGTCACACCACCGTCACACCCTTCGACCAGATTACCCTCCGAAGTTGATCCATCGTTGCACCGGCAAACTGTTTCAGCTGCGTTGTTACAGTGGACGCGGCCGTCGGGCCGGGCAGTCGCCCCCGCCGATCGGCGGCAGCGCGAGGACAAACTCGCTGAGGCGGAAGAACCACGACGGCACGCAGAAGTGCGTCAGCGCGGGGATCGCCGCGAGGATCACAAAGGCGCTGCCGAGGATGGCGGCGGTGGTGGGGCGGCCGTTGACGAGGGCGATCGCGGTGGCCCAGGCCCAGAGCGCCGCGACGGCGCAGGCGAACCGGCGCGGGATCCCGTAACTGGGAATCGACGGTGCACCCCGGCGATGGCGCAGGACGTGATAGGGGAGGTCCATCGGATGGATCGGCGAGAGGCTGCCGATCGCCGCGACAACGCCGAGCCAGGTCCAGCTGGCGGGGGAGCCGGTCAGGGTGGCCACGGCACCCCACAGGGCACAGAGCCCGGGGGCGACCCGGAGCCACGGGAGCACCGCGGCCCAGTCGGGGTCATCGAGTTCGCCGAACCCCTGCATGGCGAGGCGGGCGGTGAGTTGTGGGTCGATCGGATCGGGCACAGCGGCTCCATGGCCGGGATGCAGAGATGCGCCGATCCCGACCCGAAGGCGACATCAGGAGCGTGTAAAGACCCCCGCTGCGCGTGCTGCGCCCGAGGGCGGGGAGCGCAGGGACTGCACAGTGGCGCTTTTTTGACGCACGATTGTCGGGTGGGGGGCATATTCCCGAATCGACTCCCTCCATCAGAGGATGGTGATGACCGTGATGCCCCGCCGTACCCTCCTCACGACCACTGCCGCACGCGCACCCATCGACGATCTCGGCTCATGATCGATACTCGATCATCGACCATCGATCATCATCTTTCCACGTGACCGACTCCCTCGATCCCCGCGCCTGGTACTTCGACGTCCGCTTCCGGGCGGAGTCGCCGATCACGCATTGGCCGACGGAGTTCATCATCGTCACCGGCTATGCGACGACGGGCGAGGTGTGGCCCGAGGAGCAGAACCTCGAGGCCGACCTGCGCCTGCGCCGCGAGTTGCAGGAGATGGGGCGATGGCACGTGCGGATCACCGGCTACTCCCCGGAGACGGGGCACGCCGAGCCGGGGTGGGCGGTGCTGCTCACCGCCGCGGAAGGGGAAGCACTCGGCCGTCGCTATGCGCAGGATGCCATTTACGTGGTGCGGCGCGATGCATTAGCGGTGCGCTATTGCGCCGATGGGCGCGAGGAGAAGGTCGGGTCGTGGCGGGAGCGCATCGCGGGGTGAGATCGGCCCATGCGGATGGAAGGGCGCGGCGCGACGGGATGATCGCGTCGCACCCGGAAGCATCGCATGTAGGGGCGCGGCCTGCCGCGCCCGGGCCAACACCATTGAAATGCCGGTCGATGCGGGGCGGTGCGCCGCATGCATCCCGCCGATCGGCGCATTCGCCATGACGGGCGCGGCCCGACGGGATGATCGCGTCGCACCCGGAAGCATCGCATGTAGGGGCGCGGCCTGCCGCGCCCGGGCCAACACCATTGAAATGCCGGTCGATGCGGGGCGGTGCGCCGCATGCATCCCGCCGATCGGCGCATTCGCCATGACGGGCGCGGCAGGCCGCGCCCCTACAGACGTATATTGGCGCGCGATGCCAATATCCCCCGGGGGGCGCGCTCCAACGCCCATGCACCGTAACGCGTCATGAACATCGATGCGGGCGACACCGATCTCATCCTCGGCGTCGCGCTCGGCCTCCTCATCGCCTGGCTCATTCATCGCGCCGTGGTCTGGTGCCGCGCGTGGTGGTATCGCTGGTTGGGGCGGCGGGGCGAGGCGAGCGCGGAATCGCTGCTGAAATCGGCGGGGTATACCATCGTCGACGATCAGCTCCGGCTGCCGTGCAACTATTTGGTGGATGGCGACGTCATCAGCTACTCGGTGCGCGTGGACTTTCTCGTGGAGAAGGACGGCCGGCGGTACGTGGCCGAGGCGAAGAACGGCCCCTCGGCGAGCGACCCGCGCACCACCGCCACCCGGCGGCAGCTGCTCGAATACACCGTGGCCTATGGTGCGTACGGCGTGCTGCTCGTCGATGTGCCAGGGAAGCGCGTTCGCGTCGTGGAATTCGGAGCCATCCGCGGGTAGGGGCGACGCATGGGCCGCTCCCTGCTCGCGACGCGACACTGCCCACGGGGGGGGGGGGGCCGCAGGCGCCCCCCCGCCCGCGCGCCACCGAAATTTTCGGGGGGGGGAGGGGCGGCGCGCGCGGCCCCCCGGCCCCACGGGGACGGCGCGGGCCGGGGGGGCCCCCCCCTCGGGGGGGGCGCGCACCCGATTTCCCCGGGGGCGGGGGGGCCCCCCCCTCGGGGGGGGGAACACACGAAAGGGCCCGGGGCAGGGCGGTCCCCCGGGGGGGGGGGGGGGGGGGTCCTCCGCCCGCGCAGGCGGATATCCCATCGCCCCCAACACGCGACGACACTCCATGGCTACCCAATATTTCACCGCCACCTCCCTCGACGGCTTTCTCGCGACCGAGGACGATTCGCTCGAATGGCTTTTTGCGCTCGCCGACATCGGCGAGTCGAGCTACCCGGCCTTCATCGCCGAGGTGGGGGCGCTGGCGATGGGATCGGCGACCTATGAGTGGATGCTCGGTCACGCCGAGGAAGTGATCAAGGAGGTCGGCTCGGCGTGGCCGTACACGCAGCCGGCGTGGGTCTTCACGACGCGCGAGCTGCCGCGGATCGAAGGCGCCGACATCCGCTTCGTGCAGGGCGACGTGCGGCCGGTGCATGAGGCGATGCGTGCGGCCGCCGGTGAGCAGAATATCTGGATCGTCGGTGGCGGTGAGCTCGCGGGGCAATTCCATGATGCCGGGCTGCTCGACGAGATGATCCTCCAGATCGGCTCGGCGACACTCGGGAAGGGAAAGCCGCTTTTCCCGCGCCGGGTCACCTCTCCGGTGCTGCAGCTCACGTCGGTGCACCAGCTGGGGACCGGGATGGTCGAGTTGCGGTACACGGTGGGCGCTGAACCCGGCGACCGCGGCGCGCCGTAGGGCGCCATGCATCGAACGCCCCTGCTCACCGACGCGGAGATCTCCCCATGACTCCAGAAACCCAGCCTGACGGGCAGTTCGTGCCGCCGGGGCGCCATCCGCCGACCGCCGTCGCGACGGCGACCCCCGAGCCGCCACCACCGCCGCGCGTCGAGCTGGGGTGGAAGCAGCCGCGCGGCATCGGCGCCCGATTCCGCGGCGCGGTGCTGCGCGTGCTGGATGTCGCGGACAAGGTGGCGGAGGCGATCACGGGCGGGAAGCGGTAGGGATGGACCGCTACTGTGCGCGACGTCACCCCATCCCGAACGGAGCACCTATGCCTGTCATCCCGAGCGGAGCGAGGGATCTGCGTAGTCGCGGCTGAGCAAGCGCTTGCCCATTCGCGATCACGCAGCTCCCTCGCTTCGCTCGGGATGACAGCATCCCCTCACCCCACGCTCCGATCCTTCCGCTACTGGCTGACTCTCCGTGCCTGAAAGGTCACCACCAGCTGGGCGCGGTCGAGGCTCGAGAAATTGACGCCGATGTAGTTGCCGGTGATCGTGCCGGTGGCGACGTCGCCCGCGAAGGTCACATCCACCGCCATGATCTGGGTGGCGTACATCGGGAGGACGGCGTTCGGGTCATCGTAGCCGCCCTGGCAGCGATGGACCGTCTTGCCAGTGACCCGGCCGGTCACGAGATCACCCGTTTGCGTCCAGAATTCTCCCGGGTCGCCGTCCCTGGTGCAGGGCTGGACGGGGAGTTTGGCCGTGCCGGCCACGGGCCACCCCTTCACGCCGGGTGCCGGAAGCAGGCTGTAGTTGATCACCTGACTCAACACCGCGACGACCGGCGGCGCGCTGAGCGTGCTCAGCGTGAGTGAGACGCCCTCGACGAGATACAGCCCCCGGGTCAGCGTCCGCTGTCCGCAGCTGGCGCAGACGCGGGTGGTATCCCGCTCGATCACGTAGATGCCGCCTTCGCTGAGGCCGTCGCGCATCCTGGTGTAATGCTGGCTGTCGGCGCGGAACGGGTCGACAGGGCCGATCGGGGTGCTCGGGTTACGCGACGTCACCACCGTCATGCTGGTGAACTTCCAGACCGGTACGCCGACCGTCACCACCGCCTTCGCCACCGCTAGCGTCAACCCCGGCAACACCGCCGTGTTCGATCGCTTGAGCGTCACGGTGACCGTGTACTTTCCCGACGTGGCGTAGCTGTGCGTCGCCGTGCTGACGTTCTGGTTGAGCGTCTTCGCCGTGCCATCGCCCCAATCCCACTCCATGCCATAGCCTTTGGTCGGCGGATCGAGCACCGGCGCGCTGAACGTGCCCAGCACGCCGGTGCCGAGGCTCTGCGTGGCGGGATCGATCTTGAGGATGCGTTGGAGTAGTGGCGTGTTGAGCGGCACGATCGATCGAAGCGCTGCCTGCAGCTGTCCGGAGAGGTTCGCGATGTCGATGTTCGCGAGCGCCATACCGGCGAGGTTGCCGAGACCGAGCGCATCGAACATGGCGCTGCCGCCGCAGCCGGCGCCGATGATGCTCAACGCACCACCGGTGCACGGCCCGCGCGACGTCGCCACCGTCTGCTGCGTCGGCTCGCTGTACTGCGGAATCGCGCTGGTGCAGTTGGTGCAGACCGCGCGGACCTTGGCGGTCGTGTCGCGAATCACCAGCGGGCTGTCATCTGCCGCCCACCCCGCGCCGGTGGTCCCCTGCACCTCGAGCGTCACCGTCGGGAAGCCGGCCAGCGCCGCCATCTGGTTGTTCAGCGTCTGCCGCACGTTGCCGACGGAGTTGAGCGCATTCGTTACCATCCCTGGCACGTCGGCGTACAGCTCCAGCGGAAAGAGGAAGCTCCCGCCGACCGGCAGCACGGCCTCGGCGGAAGCCGATTGCCCGTCCGCCGTCTGCTTGAACGCGCGTGAAAGGAAGCCACTCGATCCCAGCGTCAGCTGCCCGGGAGCCGACGGATCGGCAGGCGCCGTGAACCAGAGCGTCGACGGCGTGACGCGCAGGACGGAGGCGAACATCGATCGCCCGACGCGACTGGTGGGTACGTCGGAGAGCCGCTCGCTGAACAGCACCAGCTGTGGCAGCCGCGCGGTCAGCAACATCCCGCGCAGGTTCAGCGACGTCATCTCGTCGCGGTTGGTTGGTGACATCGAGGCGTAGAGTGCGGCGATGTCGGAGAGGACGTTGCTCACCGGCGCGGTGCCGTTGAAGTGCCGTTTGGCCATGATGACCAGACCGGCGAGTGCGGCGGTGTCGGCGAGGGTGCCGAGGGTTGGCGTCGTCTTGATCACGGAGGCGAACGGGTGATTCTGGATCGTGCCGAGGATCCCCATCACGGGGATCGCGGGGCCGTGCCCCTGCGGGAAGGCGTACGATCCGGTTTCCGCAACAGGCCAGATACTCGCGGCGGCCGCCTCGAGATCCGCGGGCGAGACGCCCAGGGCGTCGAGGGTGGCATTCACCGGGATGCCGTACCCCTCGATGCCGACCAGGGAGCCGTTGCCGCGGAGCGACCCAGGTGCTGCCGGCCCGGCGATCAGCGAGGCATTGAAGTGGGCCGCCGCGACGGTGATGCTCGACGCGTCACTCGCGACGATCGGCACCATCTCCATCCGGTTGCGCAGCGGGTCGAACATGATGAAGAGCGGCGTCGTCCCGGCGACCCGCGTGACGGGAATGCGGAGCGTCATCAGCCGGTCGGCCCGCCGCTGCGTGGTCTGCATCAGCAGCGCCGGTCCCGCCACGGTGAAGCCGGCCGGGAGCGCGGGGGTCGGCGCGTTGGTGGCGAGGGTGATGTTCCACGTCCCGGCGCTTCGCATAGGCGCCGGCGGGGACGGTGAGCCGGAGTCCCTGGTAGGGGTTGCCCGGGGTGGTGATCTCGAGCGTGCCGCCGCCGGCGCCGATCGTCTGGCCCGGGATGCTCCCGGCGCCGAGGACGGCGTCGGCCCGGATGCGGAGGGGGGCGAGGTCGCCGACGGTGGCGACGAGGACGTTGCGGCCTTCGGCGGAGCCGAGGGTCCAGGCGCCGGGCGAGGCGATGCCAGCGCTGGAGGTGCTGACGCTGCTCTTGGCGATCCTGCCGCCGCCGGAGTCGACGCGGAAGGTGACGGTCACGCCGCCGACGGCCGCTCCCGTGGCGTCGGTGACCTTGACCGAGACGGCGCTCGGCACGGCGGCGCTCGGCGCGGCCTGCTGCGCGTCACCGCTCACGACGACGATCGCCGCCGGGGTGCCCCCGGTCTGCTGCGGCCCGCTCGGTGCCCCGCCGCCGCAGGCCGCGGCGAGGAGGGTCAGGGTGATCGTTGCCAGGGAGCGGTACCGCATGGTGGCCTCAGAGGAAGGTTC contains the following coding sequences:
- a CDS encoding APC family permease, whose amino-acid sequence is MLALQAVIFTYDGWTGPLYFGEETTDVERTMPRTMIGGVLAVIAIYLCFNLAMLRVVGIDAMAGDPFVAGSAGTILFGTAGDLVIRIVVLIALLGGINSNILFAARVPLAMSRDGLMPAAIDRVNAGGTPVVAHALSVSAALLFILSGTFNSVLALAAFFFVLNYLGCFIAVAALRRKEPDTPRPFRLPGYPYSLGLLIVGSVAFLVGAVLSDRTNSLWSMALLAVSWPVYRVIVGSSHAGGR
- a CDS encoding DUF4395 family protein yields the protein MPDPIDPQLTARLAMQGFGELDDPDWAAVLPWLRVAPGLCALWGAVATLTGSPASWTWLGVVAAIGSLSPIHPMDLPYHVLRHRRGAPSIPSYGIPRRFACAVAALWAWATAIALVNGRPTTAAILGSAFVILAAIPALTHFCVPSWFFRLSEFVLALPPIGGGDCPARRPRPL
- a CDS encoding DUF3293 domain-containing protein — translated: MTDSLDPRAWYFDVRFRAESPITHWPTEFIIVTGYATTGEVWPEEQNLEADLRLRRELQEMGRWHVRITGYSPETGHAEPGWAVLLTAAEGEALGRRYAQDAIYVVRRDALAVRYCADGREEKVGSWRERIAG
- a CDS encoding dihydrofolate reductase family protein, with protein sequence MATQYFTATSLDGFLATEDDSLEWLFALADIGESSYPAFIAEVGALAMGSATYEWMLGHAEEVIKEVGSAWPYTQPAWVFTTRELPRIEGADIRFVQGDVRPVHEAMRAAAGEQNIWIVGGGELAGQFHDAGLLDEMILQIGSATLGKGKPLFPRRVTSPVLQLTSVHQLGTGMVELRYTVGAEPGDRGAP
- a CDS encoding PKD domain-containing protein, whose protein sequence is MQTTQRRADRLMTLRIPVTRVAGTTPLFIMFDPLRNRMEMVPIVASDASSITVAAAHFNASLIAGPAAPGSLRGNGSLVGIEGYGIPVNATLDALGVSPADLEAAAASIWPVAETGSYAFPQGHGPAIPVMGILGTIQNHPFASVIKTTPTLGTLADTAALAGLVIMAKRHFNGTAPVSNVLSDIAALYASMSPTNRDEMTSLNLRGMLLTARLPQLVLFSERLSDVPTSRVGRSMFASVLRVTPSTLWFTAPADPSAPGQLTLGSSGFLSRAFKQTADGQSASAEAVLPVGGSFLFPLELYADVPGMVTNALNSVGNVRQTLNNQMAALAGFPTVTLEVQGTTGAGWAADDSPLVIRDTTAKVRAVCTNCTSAIPQYSEPTQQTVATSRGPCTGGALSIIGAGCGGSAMFDALGLGNLAGMALANIDIANLSGQLQAALRSIVPLNTPLLQRILKIDPATQSLGTGVLGTFSAPVLDPPTKGYGMEWDWGDGTAKTLNQNVSTATHSYATSGKYTVTVTLKRSNTAVLPGLTLAVAKAVVTVGVPVWKFTSMTVVTSRNPSTPIGPVDPFRADSQHYTRMRDGLSEGGIYVIERDTTRVCASCGQRTLTRGLYLVEGVSLTLSTLSAPPVVAVLSQVINYSLLPAPGVKGWPVAGTAKLPVQPCTRDGDPGEFWTQTGDLVTGRVTGKTVHRCQGGYDDPNAVLPMYATQIMAVDVTFAGDVATGTITGNYIGVNFSSLDRAQLVVTFQARRVSQ